From the genome of Capsicum annuum cultivar UCD-10X-F1 chromosome 4, UCD10Xv1.1, whole genome shotgun sequence:
TTGCTGCACTAGTTTCCTCACTTGTTGCATCAACTGTCACAAGAAAATTGGGTAGAAGGCTTTCAATGCTCTTTGGTGGTGTACTATTTTGCGCTGGCGCGTTGATCAATGGATTTGCTAAGAATGTTGCTATGCTTATCGTTGGAAGGATTTTGCTcggttttggtattggttttgcCAATCAGGTGCACGATTCAGGATTTAAACTTTACAAGTTTGATATATgttctatgcatgcatgaaattTGGTTACATAATTATGAGTTTAAAACTTAGTACTTATGTGTGTATGAAGCTCAGAGTAGTATGTTCATATCTTGTGTTGTCATTTCTCGATTTAGAAATGACAACACAAAATATTGTCTTACTAATCTTGATAATGTATGTTGCTTGGCTTTCTAATAATATTGTCGTATTGTGTCCAAGGGCGGAGCCACCTTTCATCCAGGGGGTCATCTGAATCCCCTTCgacagaaaattattttatttttacatgattaaaaataatttttgtgtatatataatagatgttgaacccctctTCGGCTAGTTATAATGTTTACTTCTGAACTCCCTCAATGAAAATCCTGACTCACCACCGAGTCTGTGTCGAATCTTTCAACGCTGCACTATTTTTGTAGGATGTGACACACATATGTCAGTATTTTTTGAAAAGTTCGAACAACATAGGCGACAGAAATATGTGATCCTCTTGAAAGGAACCCAAGTTTCCCTCTTGTTCATTTTTGTTGGTGTTTTTTGCATTTGTTTCATTAGTTTGATTAACATGGTGTTGATGAATTTGTTTTGCAGTCTGTTCCTTTATATCTATCTGAAATGGCGCCGTACAGGTATAGAGGAGCACTCAACATTGGCTTTCAATTATCCATCACAATAGGCATTCTTGTAGCCAATGTGTTGAACTATTTCTTTGCGAAAATTACATGGGGATGGCGTTTGAGTCTAGGAGGAGCGATGGTACCTGCATTGATCATCTCGGTAGGTTCACTCCTCCTCCCGGAAACTCCCAATTCCATGATTGAGCGTGGCAAGAACGAGGAGGCTAAGGCAAAGCTCAAGAGGATTAGGGGTGTTGATGATGTAGACGAGGAGTTTAATGATTTAGTCACGGCTAGTGAATCCTCGAGGAAAGTTGAACATCCGTGGAGGAACTTATTGCAGAAGAAGTATAGGCCACATCTCACTATGGCTATTGCTATCCCCTTTTTCCAGCAACTTACCGGTATCAATGTGATCATGTTTTACGCGCCTGTCTTGTTCAAGACTATTGGTTTTGGTGGTGATGCTTCGTTGATGTCTGCTGTTATTACTGGTATCGTCAATGTTGTTGCAACGTTAGTTTCTATTTACTATGTCGATAAGTTGGGACGAAGATTCTTGTTCCTTGAAGGTGGAATTCAAATGCTCATCTGCCAAGTAAGTCGATTCAAACTCATgatctttcatattttcattttaaagaaTCCAGTCCGATACACTAGGCTCCCGTTGTGTATCTGGTGTTTGGAAAAGGACTTGACCAGATTTAGTCTGTTATACATAGCCTTATAACGTGCTTCTTGTTATGCCTAAGCTCCCCGGGATCACATTTGGTTTATTATATAAGCGACCTTACCTTATATTTCTGCAATAGGTTGTTTTAGCAGCTTTTTGAATCCGCTTATATTGTGCAAATAGAGTAAAAATGAATATTTTTCGTCATATATAAGATGTTGAACCTCTGCGACATGTAAGAAATTGAAGAGTTGCGTAGATTCGAACAttcctctctacttcatctgaggtagtggtatgaactgcgtacgctttaccctccccagaccctatttgtgggaatacactgagtatgttgttgccGTTGTAGATTCAAACATTTCTTGATGCATCAGTACTCGTGACCTCCTTGCCACATGACAGCGACATCAACTAACATGAACTTTGTTTTGTGTGCAGATTGCAGTAGCAATTTGCATTGGACTGAAGTTTGGTACTGATGGCAATGCAGGCCAATTACCAAAGTGGTATGCAATAGTAGTAGTAATCTTCATCTGTATTTATGTATCCGGATTCGCGTGGTCATGGGGGCCTTTAGGATGGTTAGTCCCAAGTGAAATCTTCCCACTCGAAATTCGTTCTGCAGCACAAAGTATCAATGTATCAGTCAACATGATCTTCACGTTCATAGTCGCGCAAGTGTTCTTGACAATGTTGTGTCACTTGAAGTTCGGTTTGTTCCTCTTCTTCGCGTTCTTTGTGTGCGTGATGACCGTGTTTGTCTACTTCTTCTTGCCTGAGACGAAGAATGTGCCGATCGAAGAGATGGTTATTGTGTGGAAAGAACATTGGTTTTGGTCTAGGTTTATGACTGAAGTTGATTATCCTGGAATAGGaccaacaactcatgttgaaatGGCAAAAGGGGACTATGGGAGCAAATTAGTATGACATTTTAGAGTtatatattagtggaaatttgaaaaagaaagagtttgtacgacctaagttgctcggactcttaaaAAATGTCTACGGctgcgtgtcggatcctccaaaaatagtgtatttttgaaggatccgacatgggCGCGACAACacttttgaagagttcgagcaacttagTGTATGACATCTAAGTGTTTTTATGTAATGTTTTGTTAGTTGGGATTATGTTGTTGTTAGATTGAACTGTTTTTATATTGTCTGTTTTGCTTAggaaaaaaaacatatttatagTAGACTATCTAAAATAGTTGTCGTATTTGTGTTGGATCCTTGAAAATTGCATTACTGTAGAGGATCCAACAAGCACTCAACAACTCCAAAATAGTTGTAGTACCTATGTTGGATGTCCGACATGCACTAAGCAACTCCAAAATAGTTGTCGTACCTGTGTTGGATCCTTGAAAACTGCATTACTGTAGAGGATCCGACATGCACTCGACAACTCCAAAATAGTTGTCGTATTTGTGTTGGATCCTTGAAAATTGCATTACTGTAGAGGATCTGACATGCACTCTACAACTCCGCTATATATAAAGAAGTAAGCatataaaaaattacattataaaaGAAAACTAGGTATCCGCTAAATTTTAACCTGCTTTATCATGCCTTTTTAACATTTCTTCTCAGCTTTGCTTTGCGAGCCCTTCTTACAAAATATTATAcctttttcttactttaattttgcagttttattttatttaaaatttttctttttcaaattaaacccctacaaaaaaaaaaaggttcttaAAAATGTGTAAGCattgaattattatattataattatatttagtacttcaaaataaaaataaaaattattgaacaACTTCAATATTAATACGTTGAATGTAAATTATAATTCAAAAGAACGAGCTATGTAATTCGATAAAATAATCTGAAAAGGTTGAGAAATCCAATTTTTTTGTATACTATGTAAAACTAGTCAAATATATGAAACAATTTTGAACAAATGAGGCATTAAACGTATAAAAAgaggtatgcatagtattttttttttgttggagtgggaaattgaaaattatataaaccTAGCTATAACTTTAAACTAGTACTGAGAGcatcaaaaaatattatattgaaatacTATTCATTCCAACTATGtaaaaaatttatacaaaatattttagaccCAGTATTTATCCTTAAAAAAAACAGACAATAAATAAGTTTTAAGTAAATATTACATACACACAAATGAATTAAATGGGCTAACTAATTTGTGTTGATCAGGCTCAATTGCCAATTAAAGTGAAAAAGGCCCAAGCTAGGTGTGAGGAGAGGGAAAAACGTTCACAAAACTAAAACAACAGCTCCACCAAGAGGGAATCGAATCTGCGACTTCAGCATTAACATGAATGCCCTTAACCATTGAGCTACGACTTACAGTTGTGTTGAGGGGGTTCATTAAAGCCATTATAGCCGTATAATTCAAATTTGacttatgtatatataatgtaatttttcgGTTGAGGTGAACCCCCTCACTTCAACGTAGATCCGCTCCTGACGATAACAGCAACATAATACCCAGTGTCATTCCACATAGTGGGCTCtgggaagggtaaagtgtacggAGCGATAGACCTCCGACTTCGGATAGATAACAGTATGATATTATATGAAAGAGGAAAGTATAATTAATGATGTTCGTTACTCGATCCAAGGGTCTTCTCGAAACATCTCAACCTCTTTCGAGGTAGGGTGCACTCTACTCTCCCCAGATTGCAcaattaataattatttcattatggGAAATTAGTAGAGGTATCTCATATTTAGGGGTGGACATTCGATATTCGGTTTGGTATTTTCAAAGTTTGAattcggtaattcggtaatcggtacTTGAaagtagataccacataccatacttttAAACTTTGACTTGGTAATTCTGTAATCGATAAATTAAATTTCGATTCGATACGATATTTGGTAATATTATATTAGAGTAGAAGCTGTGTAAActacgtttaaacttcaaagaatATACTTAATAGAAATCGTATTTAATGTTCTTTTTACGAACATATTACGGAGGTCCAAGGAATTCTTtgggatgactaatactattgtctattgggttAGTTAGAcatatcatattatatatatatagtgaataaTTCAGTATTTGGTAAATACCGAATATCAAACATATTAATATTTTGTACCAAACTCGATCTCGAATATCAAAATGttaaaattttactctcaaataccataccaaatatcaAATTACTGAAtaccaattatcaaattttttaaatcgaTTTGCTAATTTAATTTTCGATATTTTCTGCCCAGCCCTACTGATATGTGTTCATTAAGAACTCATGACTTATGATATCCTTCGTGTCTTGGCCAACTTATCATGTAATTGTTTCTTAGTAGTTAATAAAAGGACAACCTACCAACATGGGTggtgggttgtggtgcagtggatggggctgttccacccttaattagaggtcgagggtatggagaaaactctgttggtaGCGCTACCACCTTAATGGgtcctgcaacgcgcgatccggattagtcgaGATTCTAATGCGGACACcggatgagaaacaaaaaaaaataaaaggacaatcCAACGCACTAAGTAGGATTAGTTGGGGCTCCAATGCGGACACCGAATAccgaatggaaaaccaaaaaaaataaaaggacaacCCGACGCACTAAGCAACTGTATTCAATGATCGTTATCAAGTGATTTAATGTAGATAATATACCTTAATGCTAGCATGAGTGACTCTCCGACTTAAATCCGTAAATTATATAGATGTTACTTTATCAATACATTATAATGATCGATTCATttgattattatatatatttaactaaaacGAAAAGTGggtcaaataaattgaaataacaaaataTTACTTACTATATATTTGGATTATGTCAATAGCAAATTGTCAACTTGTCTCTTCATaacaagttagggttttgaagaagaataaaataataaagaaagaggaagaggtgttcaattttttttttctagttacAAGCATGTGCCATAAttatttaattgttatttttggaagatatttatttttgcttttttttttaggaagatatttttttgatttgCTTGGAGAAGAAGGTAAGGGttgattaagattttttttttattgtttatataattaatatatactAAGGAGATAATATTAAGTTTATTGATGTAACATGTATATTAAGGAGCTAtttgttcatgtttttttttttttttgaaaaaaaatatttgtgtatacattgaattgaattttggaattttttacGAAGACGACttttaaaaaattgtaaaaaatacctactataattttttttcaagttaaatatttatctaaatataACTTTAGTTTTTAAATACCTTTCCTTAAATTTAACCtcgaatattattttttttgcaaaaattcaatttttatgtcCAAACATCCactaagaaattatttaatatagTCAAACGTAAATAATTCTGAGATAAAAACTCAGAATTATTGCTCTTTTCCCTCGTTTGACTACTAATTCTCAGATAAGTTATACCAAAATTAGTAATTAAGACCGTCTGGCTATGCTCGCAATAATTAAAAGTAACAGAatagttattttgaaataaattataaaaatgacgAAAATTACTCCTGAAGGCAAAACACTTTTTCGGCTAAATAAGGTGGAGTTATTTTAAAAAACAAGTAACTTCTTAAAAATTAGTACAAACAATATAAATTCCGACAGTTTGTagcttaattatagaaaattttgacattttgcataattatt
Proteins encoded in this window:
- the LOC107869855 gene encoding sugar carrier protein C, which produces MAGGGGINPNGNNGKEYPGNLTLYVTITCIVAAMGGLIFGYDIGISGGVTSMDSFLSKFFHSVYTKEKADKSTNQYCKFDSQTLTMFTSSLYLAALVSSLVASTVTRKLGRRLSMLFGGVLFCAGALINGFAKNVAMLIVGRILLGFGIGFANQSVPLYLSEMAPYRYRGALNIGFQLSITIGILVANVLNYFFAKITWGWRLSLGGAMVPALIISVGSLLLPETPNSMIERGKNEEAKAKLKRIRGVDDVDEEFNDLVTASESSRKVEHPWRNLLQKKYRPHLTMAIAIPFFQQLTGINVIMFYAPVLFKTIGFGGDASLMSAVITGIVNVVATLVSIYYVDKLGRRFLFLEGGIQMLICQIAVAICIGLKFGTDGNAGQLPKWYAIVVVIFICIYVSGFAWSWGPLGWLVPSEIFPLEIRSAAQSINVSVNMIFTFIVAQVFLTMLCHLKFGLFLFFAFFVCVMTVFVYFFLPETKNVPIEEMVIVWKEHWFWSRFMTEVDYPGIGPTTHVEMAKGDYGSKLV